In one Balaenoptera acutorostrata chromosome 5, mBalAcu1.1, whole genome shotgun sequence genomic region, the following are encoded:
- the LOC103017333 gene encoding LOW QUALITY PROTEIN: centrin-4-like (The sequence of the model RefSeq protein was modified relative to this genomic sequence to represent the inferred CDS: inserted 2 bases in 1 codon; deleted 1 base in 1 codon), which translates to MCIPRPALPPCPHHTSPVKKCCLPGQNRCEPRRREVAKGQAPGTVEAEGCLAAQVTQFIFYPHVYLLQASNCRPSSGQWKKRAAXKLNETQKQEIKEGFDLFDVDGSGTRDVKELKIAVRALGFEPKKDEIKKLIAEIDREGIVTISFEDFLAIMSVKMSEKDEEILKAFKLFDDDNTGSVGKNVKQ; encoded by the exons ATGTGCATCCCAAGACCCGCACTGCCCCCGTGCCCACACCACACCTCTCCTGTAAAGAAATGCTGCCTACCAGGCCAGAATCGCTGTGAACCAAGGAGGAGGGAAGTCGCTAAAGGCCAAGCCCCAGGCACTGTGGAGGCTGAGGGATGCCTAGCGGCGCAAG TTACACAGTTTATCTTTTACCCACATGTGTATTTATTACAGGCATCCAACTGCCGCCCAAGTTCAGGCCAATGGAAGAAAAGAGCAGC GAAATTGAATGAAACCcaaaaacaagaaattaaagaGGGCTTTGATTTATTCGATGTTGATGGGTCTGGAACCAGAGATGTGAAAGAATTGAAG ATTGCAGTGCGGGCCTTAGGATTTGAACCAAagaaagatgaaatt aaaaaactgatagcTGAAATTGACAGAGAAGGAATCGTCACCATTAGTTTTGAAGATTTTTTGGCCATAATGAGTGTAAAAATG AgtgaaaaagatgaagaaatattGAAGGCTTTCAAATTATTTGATGATGATAATACAGGAAGTGTTGGTAAGAATGTGAAACAATGA
- the BBS12 gene encoding Bardet-Biedl syndrome 12 protein isoform X2, translating to MVMACRVINKRRHMGLQQLSSFAETGRTFLGPVKSSKFIIDEECHETVLISSTVRLLESLDLTSAVGQLLNEAVQAQNNTYRTGTSTLLFLVGAWSSAAEECLHLGVPISLIVSVMSEGLNSCIEEVVSLQVPIHNVFDHMVNTKTFSGPETFSVSVYPFLQMPSGTGLIQKERDLKDVASQSLAIYSLSGRPVKSPQLFRSQAKVEADENTSQTPQTLKNSPLADTRCRKSVLTHSRHFSRTGNNQWISKPDVFLEQLSAATPKTYRCDDLVELEVGLSHGGHSSMKLVDEAVRLQYQNAGYITLVSISSTTLIKELQNQPIRVVLVEGDLTENYRHLGFNKSASIKTVSESLKLQQDGSEELWTDHVLQVLIKFNVNLVLAQGNVSERLIEKCTDNKRLVIGSVNGNVMQAFAEASGAVQVAYITQVNENCVGNGVCVTIWRSIPFDAVDRINRMAIVLKTEGINLVTVVLTSPVTAQMQTKEDTFWTCAYRLYHALKEQKVFLGGGAVEFLCLSHLQILAEQSVNKGNQGCSGWLHNTSSWLASSVTQYRPTVLKCLANGWRRYLSTLLYNTASYSSEFEAGTFIQHHLQNAADSGSPSSYVLNEYSKLNSGILNSDISDKPEQIPRVYDVVTPKIEAWRRALDLVLLVLQTDSEIITGLGHTQINSQESEGILFL from the exons ATGGTGATGGCTTGCAGGGTCATAAACAAAAGAAGGCACATGGGACTTCAACAGCTTTCATCGTTTGCAGAAACAGGAAGAACTTTCCTAGGCCCAGTAAAATCATCCAAATTTATTATAGATGAAGAGTGTCATGAAACTGTGTTAATCAGTTCAACAGTAAGGCTTCTTGAAAGTTTGGATTTAACCAGTGCAGTGGGACAACTTCTCAATGAAGCAGTTCAAGCACAAAATAACACATACAGAACTGGAACCAGTACTCTTTTGTTTCTTGTTGGTGCATGGAGCAGTGCTGCTGAAGAGTGTCTTCATTTGGGCGTCCCCATTTCATTAATAGTGTCTGTAATGTCAGAAGGCTTGAATTCATGCATTGAAGAGGTAGTTTCCCTTCAAGTACCTATCCACAATGTATTTGACCATATGGTTAACACAAAGACATTTTCTGGACCTGAAACATTTAGTGTCAGCGTATACCCTTTTCTCCAAATGCCTTCAGGTACTGGTTTGATACAGAAAGAGCGTGATCTCAAAGATGTTGCCTCTCAGTCATTGGCCATTTACAGTCTTTCTGGGAGACCTGTTAAATCGCCTCAACTCTTTAGGTCTCAGGCTAAGGTTGAAGCAGATGAAAACACATCACAAACTCCTCAAACTCTGAAAAACAGTCCACTTGCAGACACCCGCTGCAGAAAGTCAGTACTAACCCACAGTAGACATTTTAGTAGGACAGGTAATAATCAATGGATAAGCAAACCAGATGTATTTCTAGAACAACTTAGTGCAGCTACTCCCAAGACTTATAGATGTGATGATTTGGTGGAGTTGGAGGTGGGTTTGAGTCACGGAGGTCACAGCAGCATGAAGTTAGTAGATGAAGCAGTACGGCTACAATATCAGAACGCAG GATATATCACTCTTGTATCAATATCTAGTACTACTCTGATCAAGGAATTGCAGAATCAGCCTATCCGGGTAGTTCTTGTTGAAGGTGATCTCACAGAGAATTATCGCCACCTGGGATTTAATAAGTCTGCAAGTATTAAAACAGTATCAGAAAGCTTGAAGCTTCAACAAGATGGCTCAGAAGAACTGTGGACAGATCATGTGTTACAGGTATTAATCAAGTTCAATGTGAACCTTGTCCTGGCACAAGGAAATGTGTCTGAACGCTTAATTGAAAAATGCACAGACAACAAGAGGTTGGTAATTGGATCAGTGAATGGCAATGTAATGCAGGCTTTTGCAGAGGCTTCAGGAGCAGTGCAGGTGGCCTACATTACACAAGTAAATGAAAACTGTGTGGGCAATGGTGTCTGTGTGACCATCTGGAGAAGCATTCCCTTCGATGCTGTAGATCGGATCAACAGAATGGCAATCGTGTTAAAAACAGAAGGAATTAATTTGGTGACAGTAGTGCTGACTAGTCCAGTCACTGCCCAGATGCAAACCAAAGAAGATACCTTCTGGACTTGTGCCTATCGTCTGTATCATGCTCTAAAAGAGCAAAAGGTCTTCCTTGGAGGTGGTGCAGTTGAATTTTTGTGTCTTAGCCATCTTCAGATTCTTGCAGAGCAGTCTGTGAATAAAGGAAACCAAGGCTGTTCAGGATGGCTTCATAATACTTCCTCTTGGCTGGCCTCATCTGTGACACAGTACAGACCGACTGTGCTTAAATGCCTGGCAAATGGATGGCGCAGATACCTTTCAACTCTCCTGTATAACACTGCCAGTTACTCATCAGAATTTGAAGCCGGCACATTCATTCAGCATCATCTACAAAATGCTGCAGACTCTGGCTCTCCTTCATCTTACGTCTTGAATGAATATAGTAAACTAAATAGTGGGATTTTAAATTCAGACATTTCAGATAAACCGGAACAGATTCCAAGAGTTTATGACGTTGTTACACCAAAGATTGAGGCATGGCGCCGAGCTTTGGATTTAGTACTGTTAGTTCTTCAGACAGACAGTGAAATTATCACTGGACTTGGGCACACGCAGATAAATTCGCAGGAATCAGagggcattttatttttgtag
- the BBS12 gene encoding Bardet-Biedl syndrome 12 protein isoform X1 encodes MVMACRVINKRRHMGLQQLSSFAETGRTFLGPVKSSKFIIDEECHETVLISSTVRLLESLDLTSAVGQLLNEAVQAQNNTYRTGTSTLLFLVGAWSSAAEECLHLGVPISLIVSVMSEGLNSCIEEVVSLQVPIHNVFDHMVNTKTFSGPETFSVSVYPFLQMPSGTGLIQKERDLKDVASQSLAIYSLSGRPVKSPQLFRSQAKVEADENTSQTPQTLKNSPLADTRCRKSVLTHSRHFSRTGNNQWISKPDVFLEQLSAATPKTYRCDDLVELEVGLSHGGHSSMKLVDEAVRLQYQNAGMQQGSCTMPFLFDISRIFTCCLPGLPETFSCVCPGYITLVSISSTTLIKELQNQPIRVVLVEGDLTENYRHLGFNKSASIKTVSESLKLQQDGSEELWTDHVLQVLIKFNVNLVLAQGNVSERLIEKCTDNKRLVIGSVNGNVMQAFAEASGAVQVAYITQVNENCVGNGVCVTIWRSIPFDAVDRINRMAIVLKTEGINLVTVVLTSPVTAQMQTKEDTFWTCAYRLYHALKEQKVFLGGGAVEFLCLSHLQILAEQSVNKGNQGCSGWLHNTSSWLASSVTQYRPTVLKCLANGWRRYLSTLLYNTASYSSEFEAGTFIQHHLQNAADSGSPSSYVLNEYSKLNSGILNSDISDKPEQIPRVYDVVTPKIEAWRRALDLVLLVLQTDSEIITGLGHTQINSQESEGILFL; translated from the coding sequence ATGGTGATGGCTTGCAGGGTCATAAACAAAAGAAGGCACATGGGACTTCAACAGCTTTCATCGTTTGCAGAAACAGGAAGAACTTTCCTAGGCCCAGTAAAATCATCCAAATTTATTATAGATGAAGAGTGTCATGAAACTGTGTTAATCAGTTCAACAGTAAGGCTTCTTGAAAGTTTGGATTTAACCAGTGCAGTGGGACAACTTCTCAATGAAGCAGTTCAAGCACAAAATAACACATACAGAACTGGAACCAGTACTCTTTTGTTTCTTGTTGGTGCATGGAGCAGTGCTGCTGAAGAGTGTCTTCATTTGGGCGTCCCCATTTCATTAATAGTGTCTGTAATGTCAGAAGGCTTGAATTCATGCATTGAAGAGGTAGTTTCCCTTCAAGTACCTATCCACAATGTATTTGACCATATGGTTAACACAAAGACATTTTCTGGACCTGAAACATTTAGTGTCAGCGTATACCCTTTTCTCCAAATGCCTTCAGGTACTGGTTTGATACAGAAAGAGCGTGATCTCAAAGATGTTGCCTCTCAGTCATTGGCCATTTACAGTCTTTCTGGGAGACCTGTTAAATCGCCTCAACTCTTTAGGTCTCAGGCTAAGGTTGAAGCAGATGAAAACACATCACAAACTCCTCAAACTCTGAAAAACAGTCCACTTGCAGACACCCGCTGCAGAAAGTCAGTACTAACCCACAGTAGACATTTTAGTAGGACAGGTAATAATCAATGGATAAGCAAACCAGATGTATTTCTAGAACAACTTAGTGCAGCTACTCCCAAGACTTATAGATGTGATGATTTGGTGGAGTTGGAGGTGGGTTTGAGTCACGGAGGTCACAGCAGCATGAAGTTAGTAGATGAAGCAGTACGGCTACAATATCAGAACGCAGGTATGCAACAAGGCAGCTGTACAATGCCATTTCTTTTTGACATTTCAAGAATCTTCACTTGCTGCTTACCGGGTTTGCCTGAAACTTTTTCTTGTGTCTGTCCAGGATATATCACTCTTGTATCAATATCTAGTACTACTCTGATCAAGGAATTGCAGAATCAGCCTATCCGGGTAGTTCTTGTTGAAGGTGATCTCACAGAGAATTATCGCCACCTGGGATTTAATAAGTCTGCAAGTATTAAAACAGTATCAGAAAGCTTGAAGCTTCAACAAGATGGCTCAGAAGAACTGTGGACAGATCATGTGTTACAGGTATTAATCAAGTTCAATGTGAACCTTGTCCTGGCACAAGGAAATGTGTCTGAACGCTTAATTGAAAAATGCACAGACAACAAGAGGTTGGTAATTGGATCAGTGAATGGCAATGTAATGCAGGCTTTTGCAGAGGCTTCAGGAGCAGTGCAGGTGGCCTACATTACACAAGTAAATGAAAACTGTGTGGGCAATGGTGTCTGTGTGACCATCTGGAGAAGCATTCCCTTCGATGCTGTAGATCGGATCAACAGAATGGCAATCGTGTTAAAAACAGAAGGAATTAATTTGGTGACAGTAGTGCTGACTAGTCCAGTCACTGCCCAGATGCAAACCAAAGAAGATACCTTCTGGACTTGTGCCTATCGTCTGTATCATGCTCTAAAAGAGCAAAAGGTCTTCCTTGGAGGTGGTGCAGTTGAATTTTTGTGTCTTAGCCATCTTCAGATTCTTGCAGAGCAGTCTGTGAATAAAGGAAACCAAGGCTGTTCAGGATGGCTTCATAATACTTCCTCTTGGCTGGCCTCATCTGTGACACAGTACAGACCGACTGTGCTTAAATGCCTGGCAAATGGATGGCGCAGATACCTTTCAACTCTCCTGTATAACACTGCCAGTTACTCATCAGAATTTGAAGCCGGCACATTCATTCAGCATCATCTACAAAATGCTGCAGACTCTGGCTCTCCTTCATCTTACGTCTTGAATGAATATAGTAAACTAAATAGTGGGATTTTAAATTCAGACATTTCAGATAAACCGGAACAGATTCCAAGAGTTTATGACGTTGTTACACCAAAGATTGAGGCATGGCGCCGAGCTTTGGATTTAGTACTGTTAGTTCTTCAGACAGACAGTGAAATTATCACTGGACTTGGGCACACGCAGATAAATTCGCAGGAATCAGagggcattttatttttgtag